One window of Ralstonia pickettii DTP0602 genomic DNA carries:
- the tcuB gene encoding tricarballylate utilization protein B (with CitA (TcuA) catalyzes the oxidation of tricarballylate to cis-aconitate; originally thought to be involved in citrate utilization~K13795: citB, tcuB; citrate/tricarballylate utilization protein), with product MPSLAELVDQARADAQGVGGTDRRVIPIHPVLPLTAAEGEVARILQICNACRYCEGFCAVFPAMTRRLEFGRADVHYMANLCHNCGACLHACQYAPPHEFAVNIPAAMAEVRGQTYQDYAWPLALGKLYRRNGLALSLALALSLTLFLLMAVALNGTLWGGPATGNFYALFPHNLLVSMFAPVFGFVVLALAMGVRRFWREVTPATSGAPVSAPAAAEAGSAVLRLKYLDGGHGAGCNNADDGFTLSRRRFHHLTFYGFLLCFAATAVATIYHYAFGWHAPYELPSLPKVLGAVGGVSLAIGTAGLGWLNLQRHCLHLAHGQRPMDLGFIALLFLTATSGLALWLGRGTPAMAILLCLHLGAVMALFATLPYGKFAHGVFRSAALLRHAVEKRRPNPVGLGAD from the coding sequence ATGCCATCGCTCGCTGAGCTGGTCGATCAGGCTCGTGCCGACGCGCAAGGCGTGGGCGGCACAGACCGACGCGTGATTCCGATTCATCCCGTATTGCCGCTGACGGCTGCCGAGGGCGAAGTCGCGCGCATCCTGCAGATCTGCAATGCCTGCCGCTATTGCGAAGGCTTCTGCGCGGTTTTCCCCGCCATGACGCGGCGGCTCGAGTTTGGCCGTGCCGATGTGCACTATATGGCCAACCTCTGCCACAACTGCGGGGCCTGCCTGCATGCCTGCCAGTACGCGCCGCCGCACGAGTTCGCCGTCAACATCCCGGCAGCGATGGCGGAAGTCCGTGGCCAGACCTACCAGGACTATGCGTGGCCGCTAGCGCTCGGCAAGCTGTACCGGCGCAATGGCCTCGCCTTGTCGCTGGCCCTTGCGCTCAGCCTGACACTGTTCCTGCTGATGGCTGTGGCGCTTAACGGTACGCTGTGGGGTGGTCCTGCCACCGGAAATTTCTATGCGCTGTTCCCGCATAACCTGCTGGTGTCGATGTTTGCGCCGGTGTTCGGGTTCGTTGTGCTTGCGCTGGCAATGGGGGTGCGCAGGTTCTGGCGCGAAGTCACCCCCGCGACCAGCGGTGCGCCAGTGAGCGCGCCGGCGGCGGCGGAGGCCGGTTCCGCCGTACTGCGGCTGAAATACCTGGACGGCGGTCACGGTGCCGGCTGCAACAATGCCGACGATGGCTTCACGCTTTCGCGCCGACGTTTCCATCACCTGACGTTCTACGGCTTCCTGCTGTGCTTTGCCGCAACTGCCGTGGCGACGATCTATCACTATGCCTTCGGCTGGCACGCGCCATACGAATTACCGAGCCTGCCCAAGGTGCTCGGTGCCGTCGGCGGCGTCAGCCTCGCGATCGGCACCGCAGGTCTCGGCTGGCTCAACCTGCAACGTCACTGCTTGCACCTGGCCCACGGCCAGCGGCCGATGGACCTCGGCTTCATCGCCTTGCTGTTCCTGACCGCCACCAGCGGCCTGGCGCTGTGGCTGGGCCGCGGCACGCCGGCGATGGCCATCCTGCTATGCCTGCACCTAGGGGCGGTGATGGCGCTATTCGCCACCCTGCCTTACGGCAAGTTTGCCCACGGCGTTTTTCGCAGTGCCGCGCTGCTGCGCCATGCGGTCGAGAAACGCCGGCCGAACCCGGTCGGGCTCGGGGCGGACTGA
- a CDS encoding Twin-arginine translocation pathway signal codes for MNRRLILRATSLAALCFPLSSGIAQAQPIAGGKPVTLVVGFAAGGAADAAARLIAKKLADNLGQPVVVDNRGGAGGNIAHQLVARGPADGSMLLFGSIGPLTIAPHLMTLPYDPFKDLAPVSGGVNFPNMLVVHKGAGVKNLAEFVALAKKKPGAVDYASTGAGSASHLAGELFNQRAGIEMVHIPYKGGAPALQDLLGQRVTSYFAAPPTAMPQVEAGKLVPLATTGPVRPAYLPNVPTVAESGYPGFEALNWYAFVAPGKTPGSVLDRWNQEIVKVLNDAEVKDALNKHGLTPQPTTRPELLAFMKKESAKWSAIVKERKITVD; via the coding sequence ATGAACCGTCGACTGATCTTGCGCGCTACCTCGTTGGCAGCGCTCTGTTTTCCCCTTTCATCGGGCATTGCGCAAGCGCAGCCCATCGCCGGCGGCAAGCCGGTCACGCTGGTGGTCGGCTTTGCGGCCGGCGGCGCCGCCGATGCCGCCGCGCGGCTGATCGCCAAGAAGCTGGCGGACAACCTCGGCCAGCCGGTAGTCGTCGACAACCGTGGCGGTGCTGGCGGCAATATCGCCCACCAGCTGGTGGCCCGCGGTCCGGCAGACGGCAGCATGCTGCTGTTCGGCTCGATCGGGCCGCTGACCATCGCGCCACACCTGATGACGCTGCCCTACGATCCGTTCAAGGACCTGGCCCCCGTATCGGGCGGCGTGAACTTTCCCAATATGCTGGTGGTGCACAAGGGCGCCGGCGTGAAGAACCTGGCCGAGTTCGTCGCGCTGGCGAAGAAGAAGCCCGGTGCCGTGGACTACGCGTCCACCGGCGCTGGCTCCGCATCCCATCTGGCGGGCGAACTGTTCAACCAGCGTGCTGGCATCGAGATGGTCCATATTCCGTACAAGGGCGGTGCACCAGCACTGCAGGATTTGCTTGGCCAGCGTGTGACGTCGTACTTTGCGGCACCGCCGACTGCGATGCCGCAGGTCGAGGCCGGCAAGCTGGTGCCGCTGGCCACTACCGGCCCGGTGCGACCGGCCTACCTGCCGAACGTCCCCACCGTGGCGGAATCCGGCTACCCCGGCTTCGAGGCGCTGAACTGGTATGCCTTCGTGGCCCCGGGAAAGACGCCGGGGTCCGTCCTCGATCGCTGGAATCAGGAGATCGTCAAGGTGCTGAACGACGCGGAGGTGAAAGACGCCCTGAACAAGCATGGCCTGACTCCGCAGCCGACCACGCGGCCGGAACTGCTTGCCTTCATGAAGAAGGAAAGTGCAAAGTGGAGCGCGATTGTCAAGGAGCGAAAGATCACGGTTGATTGA
- a CDS encoding amidohydrolase (K01451: hipO; hippurate hydrolase [EC:3.5.1.32]) — MHAVLESLRAGADKFIALRRDLHQHPELGFQEHRTSDAVAKCLVEWGYEVERGLGGTGVVGTLRRGNGKRRLGLRADMDALPIDEANGLPYASRHAGVMHACGHDGHTAMLLCAAEYLARAGEFSGTLHLIFQPAEEGLGGALRMIEEGLFEKYPCDAVFAMHNMPGMPQGKLVLREGPTMASSDYATVTLRGVGGHGALPHRAADPLVAAAGIVLALQTVVARNVDPLQMAVVTVGAMHAGRANNVIPQEATLEISVRALDREVRATLERRIKALVQAQAESYGVRAEIDYRQGYAVLVNTAQETEFARRTALELLGADGVVLQGPALPGSEDFAFMLERCPGSYLLIGNGDGDSAGACMVHNPGYDFNDDNIAIGAAYWTLLAQRFLTD; from the coding sequence ATGCATGCCGTCCTGGAATCGCTGCGCGCGGGCGCAGACAAGTTCATCGCGTTGCGGCGCGATCTCCATCAGCATCCCGAGCTCGGCTTCCAGGAGCATCGCACCAGCGACGCCGTCGCGAAATGCCTTGTGGAATGGGGCTACGAAGTCGAGCGCGGCCTGGGCGGCACCGGCGTGGTCGGCACGCTGCGGCGCGGCAACGGCAAGCGCCGGCTTGGCCTGCGGGCCGACATGGATGCCCTGCCGATTGACGAGGCGAACGGGCTGCCCTATGCCAGCCGCCACGCCGGCGTGATGCATGCCTGCGGACACGACGGCCATACCGCCATGCTGCTGTGCGCCGCCGAATACCTGGCGCGGGCGGGGGAGTTCTCGGGCACGCTCCACCTGATCTTCCAGCCTGCGGAGGAAGGCCTGGGCGGCGCCCTGCGCATGATCGAGGAAGGACTGTTCGAGAAGTACCCCTGCGACGCCGTGTTCGCCATGCACAATATGCCGGGCATGCCGCAGGGCAAGCTGGTGCTGCGCGAGGGGCCGACGATGGCCTCGTCGGACTACGCGACCGTCACCCTGCGGGGCGTGGGCGGCCACGGCGCCCTGCCCCACCGCGCGGCCGATCCGCTGGTGGCGGCGGCCGGCATCGTGCTAGCCCTGCAGACCGTGGTCGCGCGCAACGTCGATCCTCTGCAGATGGCAGTGGTAACCGTCGGCGCCATGCACGCCGGCCGCGCCAACAACGTGATTCCGCAGGAGGCCACGCTGGAGATCAGCGTACGCGCGCTGGACCGGGAAGTGCGCGCCACGCTGGAGCGGCGCATCAAGGCCCTGGTGCAGGCGCAGGCGGAAAGCTATGGCGTGCGCGCGGAGATCGACTACCGGCAGGGCTACGCGGTGCTCGTCAATACGGCGCAGGAGACCGAATTCGCGCGCCGCACGGCGCTCGAACTGCTGGGAGCGGACGGTGTCGTGCTGCAAGGTCCGGCGCTGCCGGGCAGCGAGGACTTCGCCTTCATGCTGGAGCGCTGCCCGGGCAGCTACCTGCTGATCGGCAATGGCGACGGCGACAGCGCGGGCGCCTGCATGGTGCACAACCCGGGCTACGACTTCAACGACGACAACATCGCCATCGGCGCGGCCTACTGGACCCTGCTGGCGCAGCGTTTCCTGACGGACTGA
- a CDS encoding hypothetical protein (K10085: EDEM2; ER degradation enhancer, mannosidase alpha-like 2), translating into MKDVLVIGGGNAALCAALMAREAGASVLLLEGSPREWRGGNSQHTRNLRCMHEAPQDVLVDAYPEEEYWQDLLKVTGGITNEYLARMTIRASSRCRGWMRRHGVHFQPPLSGALHVARTNAFFMGGGKALVNVYFRSAETLGVEIRYDTPVVAIERDGDRFVAAVTATGERIEARSCVLGAGGFESNRDWLREAWGQNERGEWPSDNFLIRGTRFNQGVLLRHMIDAGADAIGDPTQAHMVAIDARAPLYDGGICTRIDCVSLGVVVNRDGERFYE; encoded by the coding sequence ATGAAAGATGTGCTGGTGATCGGCGGCGGCAATGCCGCGCTGTGCGCCGCGTTGATGGCGCGCGAGGCGGGTGCCTCGGTGCTGCTGCTGGAGGGCTCGCCGCGCGAATGGCGCGGCGGCAATTCGCAACACACCCGCAACCTGCGCTGCATGCACGAGGCCCCGCAGGATGTGCTGGTCGACGCCTACCCGGAAGAGGAATACTGGCAGGACCTGCTGAAGGTGACGGGTGGCATCACCAACGAGTATCTGGCGCGCATGACAATCCGTGCATCGTCGCGTTGCCGAGGCTGGATGCGCCGTCATGGCGTCCATTTTCAGCCGCCGCTGTCTGGCGCGCTGCATGTGGCCCGCACCAATGCCTTCTTCATGGGCGGCGGCAAGGCACTCGTCAACGTCTATTTCCGCAGTGCCGAGACACTTGGTGTCGAGATCCGCTACGACACCCCGGTTGTTGCCATTGAGCGCGACGGCGACCGTTTCGTCGCGGCCGTGACCGCTACCGGCGAACGCATCGAGGCCAGGAGCTGCGTGCTGGGCGCCGGCGGTTTCGAGTCGAACCGGGATTGGCTGCGCGAAGCCTGGGGCCAGAATGAACGCGGCGAGTGGCCGTCGGACAACTTCCTGATCCGGGGCACGCGCTTCAACCAGGGCGTGCTGCTGCGCCATATGATCGACGCAGGCGCCGACGCGATCGGCGATCCGACCCAGGCCCATATGGTGGCCATCGACGCACGCGCACCGCTCTATGACGGCGGCATCTGCACGCGGATCGACTGTGTTTCGCTCGGCGTGGTCGTCAATCGCGACGGGGAACGCTTCTACGAGTAA